The genome window GCACGTGACCAGCGGCCTGATCTGGATGGCGATCATGATGTATCAGGTCCAGAAAAACGGCCTGACTGCCACCAACAAGACGCGCCTGAGCTGCCTGAGCCTGTTCTGGCACTTCCTGGACGTGGTGTGGATCTGCGTATTCACCGTTGTTTATCTGATGGGGACCCTGTAAATGGCTAACGCACATTCCCATGATGGCCATGACGCCGGCCACGGCAGCGTCAAGTCCTACGCCATCGGTTTCATCCTGTCGGTGATCCTGACCGTCATCCCGTTCGGCCTGGTGATGTACCCGTCGCTGCCCAAGAGCCTGACCCTGTGGATCATCCTGATCTTCGCCGTGGTCCAGGTATTGGTGCACCTGGTGTACTTCCTGCACCTGGACCGCTCCGCCGCCCAACGTAACAACGTGGTCGCGTTTGTCTTTGCCGCGATCGTGATTGTCCTGCTGGTTGGCCTGTCGTTGTGGATCATGTTCAGCATCCACACCAACATGATGGCGCACTGAGGAAAGTCCGGATGTCCCTGAAGCACTTTATCCAAATCACCAAGCCGGGGATCATTTTCGGTAACGTGCTTTCTGTGGCAGGCGGGTTTTTCCTGGCCTCGAAAGGGCATGTCGATCTGGCCATCTTTCTGGCGGCGATGATCGGCACTTCCCTGGTGGTGGCGTCCGGTTGCGTGTTCAATAACTGCATCGACCGCGACATCGACATCAAGATGGAACGCACCAAGAATCGGGCGCTGGTCCAAGGCCTGATTCCGGTGCAACTGGCCCTGGCATTCGCCACGGTGCTGGGTGTGGCCGGGGTGGCGCTGCTGTACTGGGTCGCCAACCCGTTGGCGGCGCTGTTCGCGGTGATCGGTTTTGTCATCTACGTCGGCCTCTACAGCCTGTACCTCAAGCGCAAGTCGGTCCACGGCACGCTGGTGGGCAGCCTGTCGGGGGCGATGCCGCCGGTGATCGGCTACGTGGCGGTGAGCAACAGCTTCGACATGGCGGCGCTGACGCTGCTGGTGATGTTCAGCCTGTGGCAGATGCCGCATTCCTACGCCATCGCGATCTTCCGCTTCAACGACTACCTGGCGGCCTCGATTCCGGTGCTGCCGGTCAAGCGCGGCATCCGCGTGGCCAAGAAGCACATCCTGCTCTACATCCTGGCCTTCCTGGTGGCGACCTTGATGCTGACCTTCAGCGGCTACGCCGGCATGAGCTACCTCGCCGTCGCCGCCGCCATGGGCATGTACTGGCTGTACATGGCCTGGACCGGCTACAAGGCGGTGGATGACACGGTCTGGGCACGCAAGCTGTTCGTGTTCTCGATCTTCACCATCACTGCCCTGAGCGTCATGATGTCCCTGGACTTCAAAGTGCCGAGTGAGCTGTTGCTGACGTACGCGCCTTAAGCTTCAGATGCTGCAAAAAAAGCCCCGCCTTCGAGAGAAGCGCGGGGCTTTTTCATGGACGTTGCCCTGGCTGCCGATGTTCCTGTGGGAGCGAGCTTGCTCGCGATAGCGGTGGTTCAGCCTGCATGAGTGTTGAATATGACGGCCTCATCGCGAGCAAGCTCGCTCCCACAAGGGTTGCGGAGTATCTGTTATTGCCTTATGAATGCTGGTCGGTTTTGGATGTTCGCTATCTCTGATAAGCAAGGACGAGTTGGAAAACCTGACCTCCGAGCAAGAGAAGATGCTCAAGCGCGCCATAGAAGCTGAGTTGAAAGTGCGAGGTACCTTATGAAAAAACGTGATCTGTTTGCCGAGATGATACAAGGCGTCGAGGAGATGGCCGCTCACCGGGAGGGCAAGATCACCCTTCGTCAGCTGTCGATCGAGGATAAACCGGTTCCCGAGGTGTCGGCTCGGGAAATCGTGGCGTTGCGCGACAAGCTCCATATGTCTCAGGCCGTTTTCGCCAAGAGCATCAGGACCAGTCCTGGCACCCTTAGGAACTGGGAGCAGGAGAAGTCCAAACCCAACGCCCAGGCGGCTCTTCTGATCAGGTTGGTCGAGAAGTTTCCAGACATGGTCGAGCGGCTCGGCGCTGTTTGAGGAACTCATATCTCTCCCATGAAAAAGCCCCGCCTTCGAGAGAAGCGCGGGGCTTTTTCATGGGGGTTGCGGGCTGTCGATGTTCCTATGGGAGCGAGCTTGCTCGCGATAGCGGTGGTTCAGCCTGCATGAGTGCTGAATGTGCCGGCTTCATCGCGAGCAAGCTCGCTCCCACAGTGGCCTCGGGTGAGGCTTATTGCTGGGCGATGCTGTAGCCGTCGAAGGCTTTCTGCTGTTGCAACGCAGTGACGATGCCTTTGCGGGTGGCCGGTTGTTCGGTGCCGTCGTTGTCCAGGAAGGTTTCGCTTTCCAACTCGGCTTCGTCGCCTTCGCCTACGAAGTTGAAGCCCAGGAACTCGAAGGCTTCGCGGTCGACGTTCGGCTTGGAGCGTGGTGTGCGCAGGGGCAGGGTGACGCTGATGCCGTCCTTGCTGATGACAAACACTTCGGCTTCCTTCTTGCGCGAGGCCTTGCCCTTGCTGCCGCTTGGGTTGCTGATGGCCTGATGGGTCTGGTTCAGTACTTTCAGGGCCAGGCCGTAGACCAGTTCCTGGAACGATGGGTCGTCCTTGTAGCTGGAGAGGATGCGGCTGATCGGGAAGCGGCTGCTCAGGTCTTCCAGGGCCGCGAAGTCAGCGGCTTCGGCGTCCTTGAGCTGTTTGAGCTGGCCCATCAGTTCGTAGGCCTTGTCGTCGTCGAAGGCATCGTGGGCCTGACGGATGGCGTTGCGCAGTTCGCGGATCTGGTCGCTTTCGCGGTTCGACTGGAACGCATCGAGGACCATTTCGCTGATGGTTTTGGCCTGGGGCAGATGCTGTGAAAGATTGATGGAGTTTTCGTATTCCGCTTTGGACGACAGGGTGACTACGGATTCAGCGGTGTTGGAATCGGACATTGAAATTTCACTACTTCTGTTAGCGGGATGAGGCGAGAAAGGCATTGAGCTTTTTTCCGGTCGCCTAATCTATTGGACCCGAGCGGTGTTGTCACGGTCGGACCGGCAGCAACTGACCATTTGTTGCCGGTGACGGCTTTGCGTCTTGCATCAGGCCCATCAAGCGCAACGCGTCGGCGGTCGCGGCGCCACTGGCGGTGTTGTCGAAGATGCACCAGGTCGGGGTACCGTTCATTCGCAAATCACATTCTTGCCCGCCATCTTGGAGCGATACAGTGCCTGGTCTGCCCGGTGCAGCAACGCCGAGTGCTGTTCATCCTCCAAGCGCTGCACTACGCCAAAACTCATGGTGATCTGGAAGTCGCCCACCGGCAGCAGGTCGGACAGGCCACGACGAATGCTTTCCGCCAGCAGGCGGGCGTCGGCCAGGGTGGTGTTGGGCAAGATCATGATGAATTCGTCGCCGCCCCAGCGCACCAGCAGGTCACTGCCGCGCTCGCAGCGCTTGACGCTCTGTACCACTTGCACCAGCGCTGCGTCACCGAAGGCGTGGCCGTAGCGATCGTTGATGTCCTTGAAGTCATCGACGTCCATGGCGATCAGCGACAACGGCTCGCGGAAACGCTGTGCGCGCTCACAGGCCAGCGGCAGTGCCTGGTCCAGGCGATAACGGTTGGCGACCCGCGTCAGGGCATCGGTTTCGGCAAGCCTGCGGTTTTCGTCGAGTTGGAGCTGCAACTGATGGTTGACCCGGGACAGTTCGCGGGTGCGTTCTTCAATGATGGCTTCCAAGGATTTGTTACGCCGTTCCAATTGTTCGAACAGGCGCTTCTTGTCGTCGATACTGCGATGGGCGCCGATCATGCGGGCCACCGTGCCGTCCGGATTGCGGGCGATCACGTAGCCGCGATCCTCGATCCAGATGTAGGACCCGTCGCACGTGCGGCAACGGTACTCGGCTTGGTAGCGGTGGGATCGTTGTTCCAGGTAGTCGTCGAACAACGCCATGACCCGTGGGTAATCCTCCGGGTGGATCACGCTTTCCCAGGTCAGCACGGTGTTGTCCAGTGAATGAGGCAGGTAGCCAAGCATCGTGTACCAGCCGGGGTTGCGGTAGACGAAGCCGGTGTTGGCATTCCAGTCCCAGATGCCATCGCTGACCAGTTCCAGGATGGTGTGCAGTACGCCTTCGTCCAGATCGGACAGGTCGAACCGCAGCATGTCGATGTTCGAGGCATCTCCCATCGTCGTTTCCTCATCACCCTTGATATCAAAATGCTCGTCCAAGGAGGAAGAGTAGCTGATGGGGGTGTGGGGAACTAGCGGCGGATGTTCAGACGGGTTTG of Pseudomonas fluorescens contains these proteins:
- a CDS encoding helix-turn-helix domain-containing protein codes for the protein MKKRDLFAEMIQGVEEMAAHREGKITLRQLSIEDKPVPEVSAREIVALRDKLHMSQAVFAKSIRTSPGTLRNWEQEKSKPNAQAALLIRLVEKFPDMVERLGAV
- the cyoE gene encoding heme o synthase — translated: MSLKHFIQITKPGIIFGNVLSVAGGFFLASKGHVDLAIFLAAMIGTSLVVASGCVFNNCIDRDIDIKMERTKNRALVQGLIPVQLALAFATVLGVAGVALLYWVANPLAALFAVIGFVIYVGLYSLYLKRKSVHGTLVGSLSGAMPPVIGYVAVSNSFDMAALTLLVMFSLWQMPHSYAIAIFRFNDYLAASIPVLPVKRGIRVAKKHILLYILAFLVATLMLTFSGYAGMSYLAVAAAMGMYWLYMAWTGYKAVDDTVWARKLFVFSIFTITALSVMMSLDFKVPSELLLTYAP
- the cyoD gene encoding cytochrome o ubiquinol oxidase subunit IV, giving the protein MANAHSHDGHDAGHGSVKSYAIGFILSVILTVIPFGLVMYPSLPKSLTLWIILIFAVVQVLVHLVYFLHLDRSAAQRNNVVAFVFAAIVIVLLVGLSLWIMFSIHTNMMAH
- a CDS encoding DUF72 domain-containing protein; protein product: MNGTPTWCIFDNTASGAATADALRLMGLMQDAKPSPATNGQLLPVRP
- a CDS encoding sensor domain-containing diguanylate cyclase; translated protein: MGDASNIDMLRFDLSDLDEGVLHTILELVSDGIWDWNANTGFVYRNPGWYTMLGYLPHSLDNTVLTWESVIHPEDYPRVMALFDDYLEQRSHRYQAEYRCRTCDGSYIWIEDRGYVIARNPDGTVARMIGAHRSIDDKKRLFEQLERRNKSLEAIIEERTRELSRVNHQLQLQLDENRRLAETDALTRVANRYRLDQALPLACERAQRFREPLSLIAMDVDDFKDINDRYGHAFGDAALVQVVQSVKRCERGSDLLVRWGGDEFIMILPNTTLADARLLAESIRRGLSDLLPVGDFQITMSFGVVQRLEDEQHSALLHRADQALYRSKMAGKNVICE